In the genome of Mycoplasmopsis cynos, one region contains:
- a CDS encoding tRNA (cytidine(34)-2'-O)-methyltransferase, which translates to MINIVLFEPEIPPNTGNIIRTCYSLGAKLHIIKPISFDLHPKYLRRYGAGRMLSDIRHEIHNSYDDFYKKYADKNIFYITRYGLKTYEKVDYNAEFKKNSDIWLMFGTESTGIPKKILASHIEKCLRIPMVSKMRSINLANSVCVIGYEVMRQLNWKDLSIYEVEKVRTFY; encoded by the coding sequence ATGATAAACATTGTTTTATTCGAACCGGAAATACCACCGAATACAGGGAATATTATTAGAACATGCTATTCATTAGGCGCTAAATTACATATTATAAAACCGATTAGTTTTGATTTACATCCTAAATATTTACGCCGTTATGGCGCAGGTAGAATGTTGTCTGATATTAGACATGAAATACATAATTCTTATGATGATTTTTATAAAAAATATGCTGATAAAAATATTTTTTATATAACTAGATATGGTTTAAAAACATATGAAAAAGTTGATTATAATGCAGAATTTAAAAAAAATAGTGATATTTGATTAATGTTTGGGACAGAATCAACTGGAATACCTAAAAAAATACTAGCATCTCATATTGAGAAATGTTTAAGAATACCAATGGTTTCTAAAATGCGTTCAATTAATTTAGCTAATTCTGTTTGCGTTATTGGATATGAGGTAATGAGGCAGTTAAACTGAAAAGATTTATCTATATATGAGGTTGAAAAGGTAAGGACTTTTTATTAA